In one window of Rhizobium oryzihabitans DNA:
- a CDS encoding LysR substrate-binding domain-containing protein: protein MKMSRQFPLNALRVFEAAARHLSFTRAGEELGMTQTAVSYQVKLLEENIGEPLFIRKARQVQLTEAGQKLAPRVAEAFNSLREAVDNVRDTSDTTLTIHSTATFASRWLSRHLGAFQLEHPSIAVRLETSNALIDFAQSDCDVAIRWSNDDGKGLIYHRLVRGVYTPMLHPDLAKTIGGLKKPEDLLRLRIIDPGDIWWHQWFQEVGVENPGLDRYPRSRLNVQAFEAAAAIASQGVAMLTPELYADEIALGRLYQPFEHLSSEGQNYWLVYPENRRNIRKIRLFRDWILQRIEENRPQTSQYPISGA, encoded by the coding sequence ATGAAAATGTCTCGCCAGTTCCCGCTGAATGCCTTGCGCGTGTTCGAGGCCGCTGCCAGGCATCTGAGTTTCACCAGGGCTGGCGAGGAACTGGGCATGACGCAGACGGCGGTCAGCTATCAAGTGAAGCTGCTGGAGGAGAATATCGGCGAGCCGCTGTTCATACGCAAAGCGCGCCAGGTTCAGTTGACCGAGGCCGGGCAGAAGCTGGCGCCGAGAGTGGCCGAAGCCTTTAACAGCCTGCGGGAAGCCGTCGACAATGTGCGTGACACGTCAGACACGACGCTGACCATTCATTCCACCGCCACTTTCGCATCACGCTGGCTTTCACGCCATCTGGGGGCTTTCCAGCTGGAACATCCTTCGATCGCCGTCCGGCTGGAAACCTCCAACGCCTTGATCGATTTTGCGCAGTCCGATTGCGATGTCGCCATCCGCTGGAGCAACGACGATGGCAAGGGGTTGATTTATCACCGGCTTGTCAGGGGCGTTTATACGCCGATGCTGCATCCCGACCTTGCCAAAACCATCGGCGGCTTGAAAAAGCCGGAGGATCTTCTGCGCCTTCGCATCATCGATCCCGGCGACATCTGGTGGCACCAATGGTTTCAGGAAGTGGGCGTCGAAAATCCGGGCCTCGACCGTTATCCGCGCAGCCGTCTCAACGTGCAGGCCTTCGAAGCCGCAGCGGCGATCGCCAGCCAGGGCGTCGCCATGCTCACCCCTGAACTCTATGCCGATGAGATTGCACTTGGCCGGCTTTATCAACCCTTCGAGCACCTCAGCAGTGAAGGACAGAACTATTGGCTCGTCTATCCTGAAAACCGCAGGAACATTCGCAAGATAAGGCTGTTTCGCGACTGGATATTGCAGCGGATCGAGGAAAACCGGCCGCAAACATCTCAATATCCCATATCCGGCGCATAA
- the xdhC gene encoding xanthine dehydrogenase accessory protein XdhC, giving the protein MPDTSLSNFLARSSAAILVEIEAVKGSSPREAGTFMLVSQDALWATIGGGQFEYMAMDHARAMLRSGTAEDRMDIPLGPEIGQCCGGRTLIRFQRVTKEIGVALETRLKGEAEQQPAVFIFGAGHVGKALAEALSLLPLTLTVVETRETELHDLPADATSVLTPMPEALVAKIPANGAAIIVTHDHALDFLIAKEALARDDLAYVGMIGSKTKRATFSHWLEREGEPPSRLAKLTLPIGGNSVRDKRPAVIAALVAAELLQAFSAAEIRRNENRHGHPQGQDHA; this is encoded by the coding sequence GCGTGAAGCCGGAACCTTCATGCTGGTAAGCCAGGATGCGCTGTGGGCAACGATCGGCGGCGGGCAGTTCGAATATATGGCGATGGACCATGCCCGCGCCATGTTGAGGAGCGGTACGGCCGAAGACCGTATGGATATTCCGCTCGGCCCGGAAATCGGCCAATGCTGCGGCGGCCGCACCCTCATCCGCTTCCAGCGGGTGACGAAGGAGATCGGGGTCGCTCTTGAGACGCGGTTGAAAGGCGAAGCCGAACAGCAGCCCGCTGTCTTCATTTTCGGGGCTGGTCATGTCGGCAAGGCATTGGCGGAAGCGCTGTCGCTGCTGCCCCTGACGCTGACAGTGGTGGAGACGCGGGAAACGGAGTTGCACGATCTTCCAGCCGATGCCACATCCGTGCTCACTCCCATGCCGGAGGCGCTCGTCGCGAAAATCCCGGCAAACGGGGCAGCGATCATCGTCACACATGATCACGCGCTCGATTTCCTCATAGCCAAGGAAGCGCTTGCCCGCGACGATCTCGCCTATGTCGGCATGATCGGTTCAAAGACCAAACGCGCCACCTTCTCCCATTGGCTGGAGCGGGAGGGCGAACCGCCTTCCCGCCTTGCAAAACTCACTTTGCCCATCGGTGGCAATAGCGTCAGGGACAAGCGCCCCGCCGTCATAGCGGCCCTTGTGGCAGCCGAGTTGTTGCAAGCATTTTCCGCTGCCGAAATCCGTCGCAACGAAAATCGACACGGCCATCCTCAAGGCCAAGATCACGCCTGA